A stretch of the Calypte anna isolate BGI_N300 chromosome 5, bCalAnn1_v1.p, whole genome shotgun sequence genome encodes the following:
- the COPB1 gene encoding coatomer subunit beta — MTAAENVCYTLINVPMDSEPPSEISLKNDLEKGDVKLKTEALKKVIIMILNGEKLPGLLMTIIRFVLPLQDHTIKKLLLVFWEIVPKTTPDGRLLQEMILVCDAYRKDLQHPNEFIRGSTLRFLCKLKEAELLEPLMPAIRACLEHRHSYVRRNAVLAIYTIYRNFEHLIPDAPELIHDFLVNEKDASCKRNAFMMLIHADQDRALDYLSTCIDQVQTFGDILQLVIVELIYKVCHANPSERARFIRCIYNLLQSSSPAVKYEAAGTLVTLSSAPTAIKAAAQCYIDLIIKESDNNVKLIVLDRLIELKEHPSHERVLQDLVMDILRVLSTPDLEVRKKTLQLALDLVSSRNVEELVIVLKKEVIKTNNVTEHEDTDKYRQLLVRTLHSCSVRFPDMAANVIPVLMEFLSDNNEAAAADVLEFVREAIQRFDNLRPLIVEKMLEVFHAIKSVKIYRGALWILGEYCSTKEDIQSVMTEVRRSLGEIPIVESEIKKEAGELKPEEEVSVGPAQKLVTEMGTYATQSALSSSRPAKKEEDRPPLRGFLLDGDFFVAASLATTLTKIALRYVSLVQEKKKQNSFIAEAMLLMATILHLGKSSLPKKPITDDDVDRISLCLKVLSECSPLMNDIFNKECRQSLSHMLSAKLEEEKLSQKKESEKRNVTVQPDDPISFMQLTAKNEMSSKEDQFQLSLLAAMGNTQRKEAADPLASKLNKVTQLTGFSDPVYAEAYVHVNQYDIVLDVLVVNQTSDTLQNCTLELATLGDLKLVEKPSPLTLAPHDFANIKANVKVASTENGIIFGNIVYDVSGAASDRNCVVLSDIHIDIMDYIQPAACTDAEFRQMWAEFEWENKVTVNTNIIDLNEYLQHILKSTNMKCLTPEKALSGYCGFMAANLYARSIFGEDALANVSIEKPIHLGPEAPVTGHIRIRAKSQGMALSLGDKINLSQKKTSL; from the exons ATGACAGCTGCAGAGAACGTGTGCTACACCTTGATCAATGTTCCAATGGATTCAGAACCACCTTCTGAAATCAGCCTGAAAAATGACCTAG AAAAAGGAGATGTCAAGCTGAAGACTGAGGCATTGAAGAAAGTGATCATCATGATTCTGAATGGTGAGAAGCTGCCTGGGCTTCTGATGACCATTATCCGTTTTGTGCTGCCTCTCCAAGATCACACCAtcaaaaagctgctgcttgtcTTTTGGGAGATCGTGCCAAAGACCACTCCAGATGGGAGGCTCCTGCAGGAAATGATCCTTGTATGCGATGCATACAGAAAG GATCTTCAGCACCCAAATGAGTTTATCCGAGGCTCTACCCTCCGTTTCCTCTGTAAGctgaaggaagcagagctgctggagcccctGATGCCAGCCATCCGGGCCTGCCTGGAGCATCGCCACAGCTACGTGCGCAGGAACGCCGTGCTTGCCATCTACACAATTTACAG aaattttgaaCATCTTATACCTGATGCTCCTGAATTGATCCATGATTTCTTGGTGAATGAGAAAGATGCAAGCtgcaaaagaaatgcttttatgATGCTAATTCATGCGGATCAG GATCGAGCTTTGGATTATTTGAGTACCTGTATTGACCAAGTCCAGACATTTGGTGACATACTGCAGTTGGTTATTGTGGAACTAATTTATAAG GTCTGTCATGCAAATCCATCAGAGAGAGCTCGGTTTATTCGCTGTATCTACAACTTACTGCAATCCTCGAGTCCTGCAGTGAAGTATGAAGCTGCAGGTACCCTGGTTACACTCTCCAGTGCACCAACAGCAATCAAG GCAGCTGCCCAGTGCTACATAGATTTGATAATTAAAGAAAGTGATAATAATGTGAAACTGATTGTTTTGGATCGGTTGATTGAATTAAAGGAGCATCCCTCCCATGAACGAGTGTTACAG GATCTAGTTATGGACATCCTCAGAGTATTGAGTACCCCAGATCTAGAAGTGCGCAAGAAAACCCTCCAGCTAGCTCTGGATCTTGTCTCTTCAAGAAATGTGGAGGAG CTTGTGATTGTTCTGAAGAAGGAAGTCATTAAAACTAATAACGTGACAGAGCATGAAGACACAGACAAGTACAGGCAGCTGCTTGTTCGTACACTGCATTCCTGTAGTGTTCGCTTCCCAGATATGGCTGCAAATGTTATCCCAGTG CTGATGGAGTTTCTCAGTGACAACAatgaagctgcagctgctgatgtCTTGGAGTTTGTGCGGGAAGCAATCCAGCGATTTGATAACCTCAGACCTCTCATTGTTGAGAAGATGCTTGAAGTCTTTCATGCTATTAAATCTGTCAA GATTTATCGAGGAGCTTTATGGATCCTTGGAGAATATTGCAGCACAAAGGAAGACATACAGAGTGTCATGACAGAAGTTCGCAGATCACTTGGAGAG aTCCCAATAGTAGAATCAGAAATCAAGAAAGAAGCTGGTGAGCTAAAACCTGAAGAGGAGGTGTCTGTGGGTCCAGCCCAGAAACTGGTGACAGAGATGGGCACTTATGCAACACAGAGTGCTCTCAGTAGTTCCCGACCTGccaaaaaggaagaagacag ACCTCCATTACGAGGATTCCTGCTCGATGGCGATTTCTTTGTTGCAGCTTCTCTTGCTACAACTTTAACTAAGATTGCCTTAAGATATGTGTCCTTagttcaggaaaagaagaaacaaaat tCCTTTATTGCAGAAGCTATGCTGCTGATGGCCACTATTCTGCATTTGGGAAAGTCATCTCTTCCTAAGAAGCCAATTACAGATGATGATGTGGATCGTATTTCCTTGTGTCTGAAAGTTCTGTCAGAATGTTCTCCTCTCATGAATGATATTTTCAACAAAGAATGCAGGCAGTCCCTCTCTCATATGCTGTCAGCCAAGCTAGAAGAGGAGAAACTTTCCCAGAAG aaaGAATCTGAGAAGAGGAATGTGACAGTTCAGCCAGATGATCCCATTTCCTTCATGCAGCTTACTGCTAAAAATGAAATGAGCTCAAAGGAAGACCAGTTTCAGCTCAGCCTTCTTGCAGCAATGGGAAACACACAGAGGAAAGAGGCTGCTGATCCTCTTGCATCCAAACTTAATAAG GTTACTCAGCTGACAGGTTTCTCAGATCCTGTTTATGCAGAAGCTTATGTCCATGTTAACCAGTATGACATTGTGCTGGATGTGCTTGTGGTCAACCAGACCAGCGATACTCTGCAGAACTGCACACTGGAACTGGCTACTCTAG GTGACTTGAAACTTGTGGAAAAACCATCTCCTCTTACACTTGCTCCCCATGATTTTGCAAACATTAAAGCTAACGTCAAAGTTGCTTCAAcagaaaatggaataatttttggTAATATTG TGTATGACGTCTCTGGAGCAGCCAGTGACAGGAACTGTGTGGTGCTCAGTGATATTCACATTGACATCATGGATTACATCCAGCCTGCTGCTTGCACGGATGCGGAGTTCAGACAGATGTGGGCAGAATTTGAATGGGAAAACAaa gTTACAGTGAATACCAATATCATTGATCTAAATGAATACTTGCAGCACATACTGAAGTCAACCAATATGAAATGTCTGACTCCAGAGAAG